One stretch of Eupeodes corollae chromosome 2, idEupCoro1.1, whole genome shotgun sequence DNA includes these proteins:
- the LOC129946899 gene encoding uncharacterized protein LOC129946899 has translation MKLLFVFCCLSAGCILWTEASPFLFNLQKNVQIQRQPVVRQQGFNFGFGGIISKWFPSIVVNKQFGTRRPKASQRPVIEVTTVFEPSGDLDKEDVTTSTTTKLPAEVIDIFGEKPSSSSSESPVDEVEKDSSTTTTTTTTEEPSEEVNNYTEEETTSTSTTTALPFEEIEPFTESKTSTTTTELPFEETEPETNPSSNESEGSELSTDIKTSTTTTTTTTESTYEEIENNNENASSLTEGSQYVTDSKTSTTEIPSEGNSDASTTSNAESLINSIGFTTEGYTTSSSSSSTEDSKPDVEYLPSGSDKEEVADIKPTTYRPLYVPTTFTTTTTTTTIAPWKETPANIVNTGGYVDVNKPIESYVYVRPQVSFEDIQLNEVSPKARPFESISLVGTTSNGKRVERTYKPQPEPIGVINERPRVTFYSNY, from the exons ATGAagcttttatttgtattttgttgtttaagcgCCGGTTGTATTTTATGGACCGAAGCAAGTCCATTTCTatttaatctacaaaaaaatgttcaaatcc AAAGACAACCAGTAGTACGTCAACAAGGTTTCAACTTTGGATTTGGGGGTATAATCTCAAAATGGTTCCCTAGTATAGTTGTTAATAAGCAATTCGGAACAAGAAGACCGAAAGCATCACAACGACCAGTAATCGAAGTGACAAcagtttttgagccatctggtGACCTTGACAAGGAAGATGTAACAACATCAACCACCACAAAGTTACCTGCAGAAGTTATCGACATTTTCGGTGAGAAACCGTCATCGAGTTCAAGTGAGAGTCCAGTTGATGAAGTAGAAAAAGactcatcaacaacaacaaccacaacaacaaccgAGGAGCCTTCAGAAGAAGTTAACAACTATACGGAAGAAGAAActacatcaacatcaacaacaactgcATTGCCTTTCGAAGAAATCGAACCATTCACCGAAAGCAAgacttcaacaacaacaacagaattACCTTTTGAGGAAACTGAACCTGAGACTAACCCCTCATCAAATGAAAGTGAAGGTTCTGAGCTTTCTACCGACATCAAAACTTCAACCaccacaacaacaaccacaacagAATCAACTTATGAGGAAATCGAAAATAACAATGAGAATGCGTCTTCTTTAACTGAAGGTTCTCAATATGTCACTGATAGTAAAACCTCAACCACAGAAATACCATCCGAAGGAAACAGTGATGCTTCAACAACATCAAATGCTGAGTCACTAATAAATTCCATTGGATTTACAACAGAGGGTTATACCACATCAAGTTCCTCAAGTTCCACAGAAGATAGCAAACCAGATGTCGAATACCTGCCCTCAGGCTCAGATAAGGAAGAAGTAGCTGATATCAAGCCAACGACCTACAGACCACTTTATGTTCCCACAACATTTACCACAACTACAACAACTACAACGATTGCCCCTTGGAAAGAGACACCTGCTAACATTGTTAATACTGGAGGTTATGTTGATGTAAACAAACCCATTGAATCCTACGTATATGTCCGTCCTCAGGTATCGTTTGAAGATATTCAGCTAAACGAAGTATCACCCAAGGCTAGACCCTTCGAGAGTATATCTCTAGTTGGTACAACCAGTAATGGAAAACGAGTCGAAAGAACTTACAAGCCCCAACCTGAGCCTATCGGGGTAATCAATGAAAGACCCAGAGTAACCTTCTATTCGAATTACTAG